The following are encoded in a window of Bacteroidota bacterium genomic DNA:
- a CDS encoding sodium:solute symporter, whose product MLTGLDYVVLVVYLVGVLGFGLWAGGRQQTTTDYFLGGRDLPWWAVLFSIVATETSTLTVIGVPAVAYGGSLLFLQLTFGFLLGRIAVAVLLLPRYFDGEQVTAYAFLGARFGPRMQVAASLTFMGTRLLADGVRLFATAIPLKVIAAAAGLEVSYAAIIVAIGLVTVAYTFVGGIKAVVWMDVVQMGVYVGGALLAVGLLLGDVPGDWWATARAAGKTQIIDLGFDLPFDEWVATPYTLVVAVLGGAFFSAASHGADQLVVQRLLACRSLRDGQRALVGSGIAVVGQFALFLLVGLLLWSYYGGADLADLGLSRGDEVFPKFIVEAMPAGLAGLLLAGIVAAAMSTLSSSLNALASSTVLDLRGARRTPRSEEDDLRLSRWATLGWGVGLMGFAALFESMTDPVVELGLGIASFTYGGLLGAFLLGLVSRRAQQREALVAYAVTLVALGVGVQTGGLAWPLYTAAGAGLTVALGTLLGLRHR is encoded by the coding sequence ATGCTGACCGGCCTCGACTACGTGGTGCTCGTCGTCTACCTCGTCGGGGTGCTGGGGTTCGGGCTGTGGGCGGGCGGGCGGCAGCAGACGACGACGGACTACTTCCTCGGCGGGCGCGACCTCCCGTGGTGGGCCGTCCTCTTCTCGATCGTCGCGACGGAGACGAGCACGCTGACCGTGATCGGGGTGCCGGCCGTAGCCTACGGCGGGTCGCTCCTCTTCCTGCAACTCACGTTCGGATTTCTGCTCGGGCGCATCGCCGTGGCAGTGCTCCTGCTGCCGCGCTACTTCGACGGGGAACAGGTGACGGCCTATGCGTTCCTCGGGGCGCGCTTCGGGCCTCGGATGCAGGTCGCGGCCTCGCTCACGTTCATGGGCACCCGCCTCCTCGCCGACGGCGTCCGCCTCTTCGCTACGGCGATCCCGCTCAAGGTCATCGCTGCCGCGGCCGGGCTGGAGGTCTCCTACGCCGCGATCATCGTCGCCATCGGCCTCGTCACCGTGGCCTATACTTTCGTCGGCGGGATCAAGGCGGTCGTGTGGATGGACGTGGTGCAGATGGGGGTCTACGTCGGCGGCGCGCTCCTCGCCGTGGGCCTGCTCCTCGGCGACGTGCCGGGCGACTGGTGGGCGACGGCGCGCGCGGCGGGTAAGACGCAGATCATCGACCTGGGCTTCGACCTGCCGTTTGACGAGTGGGTGGCGACGCCCTACACGCTCGTCGTGGCCGTCCTCGGCGGAGCGTTCTTCTCGGCGGCCTCGCACGGGGCAGACCAACTGGTCGTGCAGCGGCTGCTGGCGTGCCGGAGCCTGCGCGACGGACAGCGGGCGCTCGTCGGGAGCGGGATCGCCGTCGTCGGGCAGTTCGCGCTCTTCCTGCTCGTCGGGCTCCTCCTGTGGAGCTACTACGGCGGGGCCGACCTCGCGGACCTCGGCCTCAGCCGGGGCGACGAGGTGTTCCCGAAGTTCATCGTGGAGGCCATGCCGGCGGGCCTCGCTGGGCTGCTCCTGGCCGGGATTGTGGCGGCGGCGATGAGCACGCTCTCGTCCTCGCTCAACGCCCTTGCCTCCTCGACCGTACTCGACCTACGTGGCGCACGGCGCACACCGCGCTCGGAGGAGGACGACCTCCGCCTCAGCCGGTGGGCGACGCTCGGGTGGGGCGTCGGGCTGATGGGCTTCGCCGCACTGTTCGAGTCGATGACGGACCCGGTGGTCGAGCTCGGGCTCGGGATCGCCTCGTTCACCTACGGCGGCCTGCTCGGGGCGTTTCTGCTCGGCCTGGTGAGCCGGCGGGCGCAGCAGCGCGAGGCCCTCGTGGCGTACGCCGTGACGCTCGTCGCACTCGGCGTCGGCGTCCAGACGGGCGGACTCGCGTGGCCGCTCTACACCGCCGCCGGTGCCGGACTGACCGTCGCCCTCGGCACGCTGCTCGGACTACGGCACCGGTGA
- the ligA gene encoding NAD-dependent DNA ligase LigA: MNLVADTEAVLHYLGGTDLEQADAAAAEDLAARLAPLLREHGHRYYVLDAPVIADAEYDRLFRALQTLEARFPDLATPDSPTRRVGGEPLEAFGKVQHPEPLLSLGNAFDADELRAWYERARKGLAERFGDVQPALVAEPKIDGLALALTYADGQLALGATRGNGQVGEDVTEHVRTIRAVPLRLAATPEPQAAGDQGSLFDAAPAEPVRIEVRGEAYLPKPTFERLNDALAAEGSKTFANPRNAAAGSLRQLNPRVTASRGLRFFAYGLGPAEGVAAPGTQHETLAWLRGLGFAVNEHARRFEDIEAVVRHCDEQRARRDDLDYEIDGVVVKIDRADFQDALGAVANAPRWAIAFKFPAREATTRLSGIDLNVGRTGAIKPLALLDPVGIGGVTVSKATLHNADYIAGRDIRIGDRVVVKRAGDVIPQVVGPVEAARTGEETAWTMPETCPACDEPIARIEGEAEFYCVSAACPAQTIRLVEHYASRAAMDIVGLGEKVAVQLVEAGLVRRLDDLYRLTPEALAALDGFKEKKIENLLAGIETSKGRPLRSLLFGLGIRFVGATVAQLLAEHHADLGALAAAPQEDLEAIHGIGPETARSVAEWFGHAPNQAVVEALNTLGVNTDRLPEEPVYTEAPTEGPLAGQTFVLTGTLPTLSRAEAKEKIAGAGGKVTSSVSTKTDYLVAGSNAGSKLDKAERLDVEVVSEAALLEMLGEEKPERA; encoded by the coding sequence ATGAACCTCGTCGCGGACACCGAGGCCGTCCTGCACTACCTCGGCGGGACCGACCTAGAGCAGGCAGACGCGGCGGCAGCCGAAGACCTGGCCGCACGGCTGGCGCCGCTGCTCCGGGAGCATGGGCACCGCTACTACGTCCTCGACGCGCCCGTCATCGCCGACGCCGAGTACGACCGCCTGTTCCGCGCGCTCCAGACCCTCGAAGCGCGCTTCCCCGACCTCGCCACCCCAGACTCCCCGACGCGGCGGGTCGGGGGCGAGCCGCTCGAGGCCTTCGGCAAGGTCCAGCATCCCGAGCCGCTGCTCTCGCTCGGCAACGCGTTCGACGCGGACGAACTGCGGGCGTGGTACGAGCGTGCCCGGAAAGGGCTGGCGGAGCGGTTCGGCGACGTGCAGCCTGCCCTCGTCGCTGAGCCGAAGATCGACGGCCTCGCCCTCGCGCTCACCTACGCCGACGGACAGCTCGCGCTCGGTGCGACGCGCGGCAACGGGCAGGTCGGGGAGGACGTGACCGAGCACGTCCGCACGATCCGTGCTGTCCCGCTTCGCCTCGCGGCGACGCCCGAACCGCAGGCGGCGGGGGACCAGGGCTCGCTGTTCGATGCCGCCCCGGCCGAGCCTGTGCGCATCGAGGTGCGAGGCGAGGCGTACCTGCCGAAGCCCACCTTCGAGCGGCTCAACGACGCGCTGGCCGCGGAGGGGAGCAAGACGTTTGCGAACCCCCGCAACGCCGCCGCCGGCAGCCTCCGCCAACTCAACCCCCGGGTCACGGCCTCGCGCGGGCTGCGGTTCTTCGCCTACGGCCTCGGGCCGGCCGAGGGCGTGGCCGCGCCCGGCACGCAGCACGAGACGCTGGCCTGGCTACGCGGCCTCGGTTTCGCGGTCAACGAGCACGCGCGGCGGTTCGAGGACATCGAGGCGGTGGTCCGCCACTGCGACGAGCAACGCGCGCGGCGTGACGACCTCGACTACGAGATCGACGGCGTCGTGGTCAAGATCGACCGGGCAGACTTCCAGGATGCGCTCGGGGCCGTGGCGAACGCGCCGCGCTGGGCGATCGCCTTCAAGTTCCCCGCCCGCGAAGCCACGACCCGGCTCTCCGGCATCGATCTCAACGTCGGACGGACCGGGGCGATCAAGCCGCTGGCGCTCCTCGACCCGGTCGGCATCGGCGGGGTGACGGTCTCCAAAGCCACGCTCCACAACGCCGACTACATCGCCGGCCGCGACATCCGCATCGGCGACCGCGTCGTCGTCAAGCGGGCGGGCGACGTGATCCCGCAGGTCGTCGGCCCGGTGGAGGCGGCGCGGACAGGGGAGGAGACGGCCTGGACGATGCCGGAGACGTGCCCTGCGTGCGACGAACCCATCGCCCGGATCGAGGGCGAGGCCGAGTTCTACTGCGTGAGCGCGGCGTGCCCGGCCCAGACCATCCGGCTCGTCGAGCACTACGCCTCGCGCGCGGCGATGGACATCGTCGGCCTCGGCGAGAAGGTGGCCGTCCAACTCGTCGAGGCGGGCCTCGTGCGCCGGCTCGACGACCTCTACCGTCTCACGCCCGAGGCGCTGGCTGCGCTCGACGGGTTCAAGGAGAAAAAGATCGAGAATCTGCTTGCCGGGATCGAGACCTCGAAGGGCCGGCCCTTGCGCTCGCTCCTTTTCGGCCTCGGCATCCGGTTCGTCGGCGCAACGGTCGCCCAACTCCTCGCCGAGCACCACGCCGACCTCGGTGCCCTGGCTGCAGCTCCGCAGGAGGACCTCGAAGCCATCCACGGGATCGGCCCGGAGACGGCGCGGAGCGTGGCCGAGTGGTTCGGGCACGCGCCGAACCAGGCCGTCGTGGAAGCGCTCAACACCCTCGGCGTAAACACGGACCGCTTGCCGGAAGAGCCTGTCTACACCGAAGCGCCGACCGAGGGGCCACTGGCCGGGCAGACGTTCGTGCTGACCGGCACGCTGCCAACGCTCAGCCGCGCCGAGGCGAAGGAGAAGATCGCCGGCGCGGGCGGCAAGGTGACCAGCAGCGTCAGCACTAAGACCGACTACCTCGTCGCCGGGTCCAACGCCGGGTCGAAGCTGGACAAGGCGGAGCGCCTGGATGTTGAGGTCGTCAGCGAAGCGGCGTTGCTTGAAATGCTCGGCGAGGAGAAACCCGAACGAGCGTAG
- a CDS encoding RluA family pseudouridine synthase, with translation MEETQQTVVVVEVPEGYHAGQRLDVYLTEHFPNASRAKVQRGIKAGDVTVNGTVQTKVSPPVAARDRIEVVFHRPPPIEAQPEPIPLDIEYEDEVLLVVNKPAGLVVHPAHKNRTGTLVNALLHHVGGGTLSFEEDEENDDEVGLSTATAAPRFEGDVAVRPGIVHRLDKGTSGLLVVAKNDAAHAALARQFMERTVRRRYLALVWGRPDPPSGTVETHLGRDPRDRRKMAVVPEERGKHAVTHFETVEALRHTALARFRLETGRTHQIRVHARHLGHPILGDEIYDGTAIRSGLDSGKRRQFFRNLFETMPRQALHAATLGFTHPATGEALDFAAPLPADMQYVLDRLRAVEG, from the coding sequence ATGGAAGAGACACAGCAAACTGTCGTCGTGGTCGAGGTGCCGGAGGGCTACCACGCCGGGCAGCGGCTCGACGTGTACCTCACCGAGCACTTCCCGAACGCCTCGCGCGCGAAGGTGCAGCGCGGCATCAAGGCCGGCGACGTGACCGTCAACGGGACGGTCCAGACGAAAGTCTCGCCGCCCGTCGCCGCCCGCGACCGGATCGAGGTCGTCTTCCACCGCCCGCCGCCCATCGAGGCGCAGCCCGAGCCGATCCCGCTCGACATCGAGTACGAGGACGAGGTGCTGCTCGTCGTCAACAAGCCCGCCGGGCTCGTCGTCCACCCGGCGCACAAGAACCGGACGGGTACGCTCGTCAACGCCCTCCTGCACCACGTCGGCGGCGGCACGCTGTCGTTCGAGGAAGACGAGGAGAACGACGACGAGGTCGGCCTCTCGACCGCCACGGCCGCGCCCCGCTTCGAGGGCGACGTGGCGGTCCGCCCCGGGATCGTCCACCGGCTCGACAAAGGCACCTCCGGCCTCCTCGTGGTGGCGAAGAACGACGCGGCGCACGCGGCCCTCGCCCGGCAGTTCATGGAGCGGACCGTCCGCCGCCGCTACCTCGCCCTCGTCTGGGGCCGGCCCGACCCGCCGAGCGGCACGGTCGAGACGCACCTCGGGCGTGACCCGCGCGACCGGCGCAAGATGGCAGTCGTGCCGGAGGAGCGGGGCAAACACGCCGTGACGCACTTCGAGACGGTCGAGGCGCTGCGGCACACGGCGCTCGCGCGGTTCCGGCTGGAGACCGGGCGGACCCACCAGATCCGCGTCCACGCCCGCCACCTCGGCCACCCCATCCTCGGCGACGAGATCTACGACGGCACCGCGATCCGCAGCGGCCTCGACTCCGGCAAGCGGCGGCAGTTCTTCCGCAACCTGTTCGAGACGATGCCCCGGCAGGCGCTCCACGCCGCCACGCTCGGCTTCACGCACCCGGCGACCGGCGAGGCGCTCGACTTCGCCGCTCCGCTGCCCGCCGACATGCAGTACGTCCTCGACCGGCTGCGGGCGGTGGAAGGGTGA
- a CDS encoding helix-turn-helix transcriptional regulator → MASDPSAPLPPASGPRIEHDLQAIREANDLSLDALQRETRMPSDILRRFEAGELVGDPNYNEVYLRNLLKSYAQALGVAPKEVSDAFDAMKAGTYDGSLRRLYVDGESEAPLPQTPPPPTSPDTAPAVAALSEPPAKKEVAPPVTERTAEHMPKRRVQTAKAAASTASPIEKSWGVIIGSTVAAVVVIAAVLWFLLRDPSPEPEIAEARPAPADTAQAAAPAEADTAAVAEPAAPANAPAFQTPIQLTVTATDEPLENFRVQVDDDARRPHWVEPGQSTSFTAQQRIAVWGETEAGTTGGGEYDGAVLALQGLEWTPSDGQVVRISAEGGQAVLDSLARTAR, encoded by the coding sequence ATGGCTTCCGACCCCTCCGCCCCTCTTCCCCCCGCGTCCGGCCCCAGGATAGAGCACGACCTCCAGGCGATCCGCGAGGCGAACGACCTCTCGCTGGACGCGCTCCAGCGAGAGACCCGGATGCCCAGCGACATCCTGCGCCGCTTCGAGGCGGGCGAGCTGGTCGGGGACCCGAACTACAACGAAGTCTACCTCCGCAACCTCCTGAAATCTTACGCCCAGGCGCTCGGCGTCGCGCCGAAGGAGGTGAGCGACGCGTTTGACGCGATGAAGGCCGGGACCTACGACGGCAGCCTGCGCCGGCTGTACGTCGACGGCGAGAGCGAGGCTCCGCTACCGCAGACGCCGCCGCCACCGACCTCGCCCGACACGGCCCCGGCCGTCGCGGCCCTCTCCGAGCCCCCAGCGAAAAAGGAAGTCGCGCCGCCCGTCACCGAGCGCACCGCCGAGCACATGCCGAAGCGCCGGGTGCAGACGGCGAAGGCCGCCGCCTCCACGGCCAGCCCCATCGAGAAGTCGTGGGGCGTCATCATCGGCAGCACCGTCGCGGCCGTGGTGGTGATCGCGGCCGTGCTGTGGTTCCTGCTGCGCGACCCCAGCCCGGAGCCGGAGATCGCCGAGGCCCGGCCAGCGCCGGCCGACACGGCCCAGGCCGCTGCGCCCGCCGAAGCTGACACGGCCGCCGTAGCCGAACCCGCCGCGCCCGCGAATGCGCCGGCGTTCCAGACCCCGATCCAGCTCACCGTCACCGCCACCGACGAGCCGCTCGAGAACTTCCGCGTCCAGGTGGACGACGATGCCCGCCGCCCGCACTGGGTAGAGCCCGGCCAGAGTACCTCGTTCACGGCGCAGCAGCGGATCGCCGTCTGGGGCGAGACGGAAGCCGGCACGACCGGCGGGGGCGAGTACGACGGGGCCGTCCTCGCCCTCCAGGGTCTCGAGTGGACGCCCTCCGACGGCCAGGTCGTCCGCATCAGTGCTGAGGGCGGGCAGGCCGTGCTCGACTCGCTCGCACGCACCGCCCGATGA
- a CDS encoding PTS sugar transporter subunit IIA, whose product MPDTLSIADLLSPTTVRVGLEGADKPTVLGALIDLLDGHDEVGDLDRVRQDVFAREAKLSTGVGLGLGLPHARTTDVRRTVAAFATTAGPVPFESHDSEPVRLLFLLVGPEGERGHHVKLLGRISRLMNRPAFRDALLAAVSPSEVLDLFREAEAELAV is encoded by the coding sequence GTGCCTGACACCCTCTCCATCGCTGACCTGCTGAGCCCCACGACCGTCCGTGTCGGGCTGGAGGGCGCGGACAAGCCAACCGTGCTCGGCGCGCTCATCGACCTCCTCGACGGGCACGACGAGGTGGGCGACCTCGACCGCGTGCGGCAGGACGTGTTCGCGAGGGAAGCCAAGCTATCGACGGGCGTCGGCCTCGGGCTCGGCTTGCCGCACGCCCGGACGACGGACGTGCGCAGGACCGTCGCCGCCTTCGCCACGACCGCCGGGCCGGTCCCGTTCGAGTCGCACGACAGCGAGCCGGTGCGGCTGCTGTTTCTGCTCGTCGGCCCGGAGGGGGAGCGGGGGCACCACGTCAAGCTGCTCGGCCGCATCTCGCGCCTGATGAACCGCCCCGCCTTCCGCGACGCCCTCCTCGCCGCCGTCTCGCCGTCCGAGGTGCTCGACCTCTTCCGCGAGGCCGAGGCTGAGTTGGCAGTATAG
- a CDS encoding aminotransferase class V-fold PLP-dependent enzyme: MPLADLRRHFPHTEQWTYLDHASTGPLSQPVMDAVGTFLGQRHRTNPNNYFDVAPTVERARERLGYLLGAPADRVEFAPNTSAALNVLAQGLDWQPGDRIAVPGCEFPANVYPWLGLRARGVELDFVPHERGAFTLDAVEQTLRPETRLVSVSWVQFLSGFRADLAAIGSLCRDRGILFCVDGIQGVGALRIDVADLPVDFLACGGHKWVMGMQGTAFFYVTEALQTRLRPVRGWLNGPLDWNDFLSYPTDFYDDAQRFRGGTLNHAGIVALDAAVGLHLEAGRAWCEAQVLERSAQVAAGLDRLGLRRYGSEDDWHASGIVAAEHPDPEAVFDLAQQRGIALAVRDRKLRLAPTWYNTPDEVDRALEAVADAGKTTVAAGLVGQQS, translated from the coding sequence ATGCCCCTCGCCGATCTCCGCCGCCACTTCCCGCACACCGAGCAGTGGACCTACCTCGACCACGCCTCGACCGGGCCGCTCAGCCAGCCCGTGATGGACGCCGTCGGGACGTTCCTCGGCCAGCGGCACCGGACGAACCCGAACAACTACTTCGACGTGGCCCCGACGGTCGAGCGTGCCCGCGAACGTCTCGGTTACCTCCTCGGTGCGCCGGCAGACCGGGTCGAGTTTGCGCCCAACACGTCGGCGGCGCTGAACGTCCTCGCCCAGGGGCTCGACTGGCAGCCGGGCGACCGGATCGCGGTGCCGGGCTGCGAGTTCCCGGCCAACGTCTACCCCTGGCTCGGCCTGCGCGCGCGCGGCGTCGAGCTCGACTTCGTCCCGCACGAGCGCGGGGCGTTCACCCTCGACGCCGTCGAGCAGACGCTTAGGCCGGAGACGCGGCTCGTCTCGGTCAGCTGGGTGCAGTTCCTCTCCGGTTTCCGCGCCGATCTCGCGGCCATCGGGTCGCTCTGCCGCGACCGGGGCATCCTCTTCTGCGTCGACGGGATCCAGGGCGTCGGCGCGCTCCGCATCGACGTGGCGGACCTGCCCGTCGACTTCCTCGCGTGCGGCGGGCACAAGTGGGTGATGGGGATGCAGGGTACCGCGTTCTTCTACGTCACCGAGGCGCTCCAAACCCGGCTTCGCCCCGTGCGCGGCTGGCTCAACGGGCCGCTCGACTGGAACGACTTCCTCTCGTACCCGACCGATTTTTACGACGACGCCCAGCGCTTCCGAGGCGGGACGCTCAACCATGCCGGGATCGTCGCGCTCGACGCGGCCGTCGGGCTGCACCTCGAGGCCGGGCGCGCCTGGTGCGAGGCGCAGGTCCTGGAGCGGAGCGCCCAGGTCGCCGCCGGGCTCGACCGGCTCGGGCTGCGGCGCTACGGCTCCGAAGACGACTGGCACGCCTCCGGCATCGTCGCCGCCGAGCACCCCGACCCCGAGGCGGTGTTCGACCTCGCCCAGCAGCGCGGCATCGCCCTCGCTGTGCGCGACCGCAAGCTCCGCCTCGCGCCGACGTGGTACAACACACCCGACGAGGTAGACCGCGCGCTCGAAGCCGTCGCCGACGCAGGCAAGACGACGGTTGCCGCAGGGCTGGTGGGCCAGCAATCGTAG
- the hisS gene encoding histidine--tRNA ligase: MTTDKRQVNFQNIPGTFDILPDAYDAGGATVYGSAAWRHVEATVRGVMQRFGFQEIRTPVFEPTDLVARGVGGTTDIVQKEMFAFTKGSTDYVLRPEITAPVMRSYLQHHLQQRGGTQKLYYVGPCFRAERPQRGRFRQFHQFGTETLGTDDPRADAETIACMVAVYEAFGITGTRLRVNTLGDAASRPRYREALRAHLAPHADALSETSRRRLDTNPLRILDTKSPDEQTLLEDAPLLIDFVDDASRGHYETVKMLLTSLEIDFAEDPRLVRGLDYYTQTAFELESDDLGAQSALAGGGRYDGLAEAVGSKQAVPAVGFAAGFERLFLALDAQSIPLPDRPDPAAFLVALGDEAERWVFAAAHRLRRAGLAVGLDVRGRSLKAQMKEANRQNARTAVIIGKDELAAEAAQVKDMDTGEQRSVPFADLASALASDEQRATSDE; the protein is encoded by the coding sequence ATGACAACTGACAAAAGACAAGTGAACTTCCAGAACATCCCCGGCACGTTCGATATCCTGCCCGATGCCTACGACGCGGGCGGGGCGACGGTCTATGGCAGCGCGGCGTGGCGGCACGTCGAGGCGACGGTGCGCGGCGTGATGCAGCGGTTCGGCTTTCAGGAGATCCGCACGCCGGTCTTCGAGCCGACCGACCTCGTCGCGCGCGGCGTCGGGGGGACGACGGACATCGTGCAGAAGGAGATGTTCGCCTTCACCAAGGGAAGCACCGACTACGTCCTCCGGCCCGAGATCACGGCACCGGTCATGCGGTCGTACCTCCAGCACCACCTGCAGCAACGCGGTGGGACGCAGAAGCTCTACTACGTCGGCCCGTGCTTCCGCGCCGAGCGCCCGCAGCGGGGCCGCTTCCGCCAGTTCCACCAGTTCGGCACCGAGACGCTCGGCACCGACGACCCCCGCGCCGACGCCGAGACGATCGCCTGCATGGTCGCCGTCTACGAGGCGTTCGGCATCACCGGGACGCGGCTCCGCGTCAACACCCTCGGCGACGCCGCGAGCCGGCCGCGTTACCGCGAGGCGCTCCGCGCCCACCTCGCCCCGCACGCCGACGCCCTCTCCGAGACCAGCCGCCGCCGCCTCGACACGAACCCGCTCCGCATCCTCGACACCAAGAGCCCCGACGAGCAGACCCTGCTGGAGGACGCGCCCCTCCTGATCGACTTCGTGGACGACGCGAGCCGCGGACACTACGAGACGGTCAAGATGCTCCTCACGAGCCTGGAGATCGACTTCGCCGAGGACCCCCGGCTCGTGCGCGGGCTGGACTACTACACGCAGACGGCGTTTGAGCTGGAGAGCGACGACCTCGGGGCGCAGAGCGCGCTCGCGGGCGGCGGGCGCTACGACGGCCTCGCCGAGGCGGTCGGGAGCAAGCAGGCCGTGCCGGCAGTCGGGTTCGCGGCCGGGTTCGAGCGGCTGTTCCTCGCGCTCGACGCGCAGTCTATCCCTCTTCCTGATCGGCCCGATCCGGCGGCGTTCCTCGTCGCGCTCGGGGACGAGGCCGAGCGGTGGGTCTTCGCCGCGGCGCACCGGCTGCGGCGGGCGGGCCTTGCGGTCGGGCTCGACGTGCGGGGGCGCTCGCTGAAGGCGCAGATGAAAGAGGCCAACCGCCAGAACGCCCGCACGGCCGTCATCATTGGCAAGGACGAACTCGCGGCCGAGGCCGCGCAGGTCAAGGACATGGACACCGGCGAGCAGCGCAGCGTCCCGTTCGCCGACCTCGCCAGCGCGCTGGCAAGCGACGAACAACGGGCGACGAGCGACGAGTGA